The sequence below is a genomic window from Pecten maximus unplaced genomic scaffold, xPecMax1.1, whole genome shotgun sequence.
ATCTTTTCTTCCACATGGCCTGACTCATCAACTGTCGCCTTCGGTGACACAGGCTGGAGACGGTGACGTTGTTTGTGAGGGGTGTCGGAGAGACGACGAGAACACTAGGGCGACACACTGGTGTCGGCATTGCGTCGAAGCCCTCTGCTCGTCGTGTAAAATCGCACACCGACGGAACAAAAAGACCAATGATCACAAAGTTGTTGAAATCAGTGCGGTAAGGAACCCCGGATCGTCAGTGCTGCCTCTTTCTGTTCCTGAACGGTGTCCTCAacatcccggcaaaactttaGAAGTCTATTGTATAGATCACCATACACTATGCTGTATCTTATGTCTGGCAGTTTCACACCGGCAATGTAGTCACGTGCGGAGTATAGAGGACGTCTCACGAGAGCCCATGTCGACCTGTGACGACACGTGGATTAGGATAGAGGCTGAATCCAAGGTGTTGTTACAGAAATATGAGGAAGCAATTTCCTCGTTAGACTTGGATAAAGAAAACGCAATTGCATCGATGATCGCAAAGCTTGACGCGGTCAGAAAGAAAATAGATGAACTTCAGATGAA
It includes:
- the LOC117320180 gene encoding E3 ubiquitin-protein ligase TRIM56-like; this encodes MADIDDSIDDTSFRCLLCFQPYDCPRELPCLHTFCRRCFDSFTQTELTTNRTFPCPICEKPTPLSCPKSPVSTWASFLPHGLTHQLSPSVTQAGDGDVVCEGCRRDDENTRATHWCRHCVEALCSSCKIAHRRNKKTNDHKVVEISAVRNPGSSVLPLSVPERCPQHPGKTLEVYCIDHHTLCCILCLAVSHRQCSHVRSIEDVSREPMSTCDDTWIRIEAESKVLLQKYEEAISSLDLDKENAIASMIAKLDAVRKKIDELQMK